The nucleotide sequence TATGGACACACTGCTGAAATCATTGGTACAGAATATTGCCGAAGCATCCCCAGACGCAGCGACCAGCATCTACCACGCAAAAGTCGTCAAGTTGAAAGATGCGATACAACTGGTTACCCAGAAACATGATCTATCCTTAATAACGCCCGACAAGGTAGTACCCTTCAAGATAGCCAAGGACATCATATTGAAGAATCCCGGGTCAATTGCCGTCGGTGATTGTCCCTGCCGTTCAATGCAAGACAAACCCTGCCTTCCTCTGGACGTCTGCATGTTTATCGGCGATCCTTTCGCTTCCTTCATCGCAGACCAGAACCCCAAGTACCGAAAGATCTCTCAGGAAGAAGCAGTGAAAATACTCGAGGCCGAGCACAAGCGGGGCCATGTTCACTGTGCCTATTTCAAGAAGCAGTTAGGAAACAGATTTTTCTCCATCTGCAACTGCTGCAGTTGCTGCTGTACCGGTGTGAAAATGTGGAATCTGTTAGAGGGGACAGTCCCCATTCTTGCACCTTCAGGTTATGTCTCTGAGGTGAGTGACGAGTGTAACGCTTGTGCAAAATGCATAGAGTATTGCCGGTTCAACGCTCTCACTCTGGATGAGGGCGGCAAGAAAGCCATTGTCAACCTCAAAAAATGTATGGGTTGTGGTGCCTGCGAGGACACCTGCCCCATTGGTGCAATCAGCCTCAGACTGGAACCTTCAAAGGGTGAGCCACTGGATCTTCAAGCGCTAATGAGCGAATGAGGCTAATGCCTGGCAAGACAACCCCCTGGCATAACCTCAGAGTTGCCTGATACAAGTAAGGGCGAAATTGTGCCTGCCCTTACTTGTCGATTGACCGGCACACAATACGCCCTTACAGACTTTACCCTTTACCAGAATCTTCGTGAGGTGGTTTTATCCTTCTTCCTCCGGTAGTCTGACCTTCCTGGCCTCGGTCAGCAACTCCTCTAGCCTGTCATCATTACCCGACACTATCATGATGTCATCCGGCCTGACAACCTCCATCTGGTCCGGGGTGACAATGATTTCCTTTTCACGCTGAATCAGAAGTACTCCCACCTCCCACTTGCCTTCACGGCCTAACCCAAGCTCATACAGCGTCCTCCCTACAAAGCTGTTCGGCGGCACCAGCTTAACAATCCCATAACTGGGTGCCACCGGCATGTAGTCCAGAACATTGGTCAGGGTCAACCCATGTGCCACCCTGGACCCCATTTCGCGCACGGGATGGACAACCTTGTCAGCACCGATTTTGTCAAGGATAGTGCCGTGCAAGTCATTGTCGGCCCTGGCTATCACATACCGAACCCCCAGCTTCTTCAGAAGAATTGTCGCCAGCACGCTGTTTTGTATATCCGATCCCACGGCTACTACAGCCACGTCGAACTTGTCAACGCCCAATTCCCTCAGAATAGCCTCATCGGTAGCATCTGCCTGAACAGCGCGCATTATATGAGGCGCAACTGCCTCGACTCTCTTCTCATCAGCATCCAGGGCCAATACGTCATATCCCATGCTCAACAGGGTAGTGGCCAGACCGACCCCAAAGCGTCCCAGACCTATAACCACTACTTGCTTTGCCATTTGCGCCTCCTATCCAATTCTCACATCTCCTTGAGGATATCGGTATGCACTTGGCTGCTGGCTCTGGACAAGAGACAGTGCCAGAGTCAGAGGGCCGAGTCTTCCAGCAAACATAGTAAAAGTGATGATCAGCTTGCCAGCCAGAGATAGGCCAGGGGTTATCCCCGTTGACAAACCCACAGTGCCAAAAGCAGAGACTGTCTCAAAGAGGACTCTAATGAAATCGGTTTTCTCCGTGATTGTCAATACCAAGGTCACGATGGCTACGAGGCCCAAAGAAAGCATCGCCACAGTCAACGCTCGATGTATCTGCTGTGCCCTGAACTCCCGGCCGAAAGCCCCAGGATGTTCCTTGCCTCTGATTGTGCTCCACACAGTGGCCAGAAGCATGCCAAAGGTATTGACTTTGATACCGCCGGCTGTTGAACCCGAGGCTCCACCCACAAACATAAGCATTATGGTGAAGAAGAGCGAAAAGGATGCCATACTGCCTATGGCAATGACATTGAAGCCGGCAGTCCTGGGGGTTACAGACTGGAAGAAGGCATCAAGCACCTTCTGCGGCCAGGACATTGGGCCGAGCGTAAGCTCATTGTTGAATTCAGTGACCAGGATGACTATTGTACCCAAGGCCAGTAAGGCGAGGGTAGTAGTCAGCACGATCTTGGTATCAAGCGCCAGCCTGTTGAATCTCCTGACACCAAAGACATCAAACACCACTATGAAACTGATACCACCCAGGATGATAAGCGCAGCCGTTGTCAGCAACACCCAGGGATCACCTTGGTAACCGGTTAAGCTCCGGAAGTCGCCGAAGATATCGAGCCCACAGTTGTTGAAGGCCGAAACCGCATGAAATATCGACTGCCAGGCTGCCGTTGACGGCGGACTCTGGCTGGAGAACCTGGCATAGAAGATCACCGCCGCAAGGCTTTCGACAACCAGGGTAAAGACTGCAATGCCCATGACCAGCGGCACCAGGCCACCCAATCTCTCCACGCCCAGAGACTCTCTGACGAGTATCTTCTCTCGCAGACCGAGCCTCCGGCCAAAGGCAAGTAAAAGAAGAGTGGCACCGGTCATGAAACCAAGTCCACCGATTTGAATCAGAACCAGGATCACACCCTGACCAAAAGAACTCCAATAGGTCCCAGTATCCACCACAGCAAGGCCCGTGACACATACCGCTGAAGTAGACGTGAAGAGAGCGTTAGGGAAGGAGGTGAACTCGCCTGCCTTGCTCGACATGGGTAACCAGAGAAGAAGTGCACCCAGAGCGATTATGCCGGCAAAGCCGTACACCAGCAAGGCAAACGGCATGTTGTGGAATCTCGATGGTACGCGGGCCATGGCCAGAGGAACCCGCCATGGCTCCACCCGAGACCGGGATATACGAAATATCCTGTCTCCCAGCTTCTGGGGTTTTCGTGGTTGCATCTAAGTTACCGACAAATCAAACCGCATTGGGCCAGGAAGATAATGCTCACTCACCCTCCCTGATCAACCAAACCTCTGCTGACGTAGAAGTATAACACAGTCATGCCCCAAGCAACACGATCCGTAAGTGCCTCTGGTTTGAGTAAGTACTTGGAGGAGCAATGCTGGTTTGTATGAGGAATTATGAGAAATGTTGAATAGGATATCAACCATTTGGGTCAAGAGGTCGAAGCCCCAGTGTCACTCGAGAACAACCACCCCACTCTTGCCCCCACTTTTCTTAACGAGGCGGATATTCTCTATCTGTATTGCCGGGTCAACACTTTTACACATGTCATAGATTGTCAGGGCACTCACAGCTACCGCAGTCAGTGCCTCCATCTCAACCCCTGTCTTGCCAAACGTTCTGACACTGGCGGTAATCTCTACCATTCCCCTCTTCCCATCAAAATCAAATCCCACTTTGACTTCGGTAAGCAGTAAGGGATGGCACAAAGGTATCAACTGCGGTGTTTTCTTCGCTGCCATAATGCCAGCCACCTGCGCTGCAGCCAGAGCATCGCCTTTGGGCAAACTTGCTTCGCGAAGCATCTTCAGCGTGGAGGCCTGCATCTTGATCCGGCCCTTCGCTATGGCCTCTCGTTCTGAGTCAGGCTTTTCGCCTATGTCAATCATATGAACCCGATCTTCCTTATTCATGGCTCACCCCCCCACCTGAGTCATTGATCTTCTCGGGACAATCCCCTGTTCCACCCGATGACCTTCTGGCTTGGAGACTATCGCTTGCAGAATCAAGCGTCTTATTTCTTCAGAAGAAGCCCCCTTTCGCAGAGGAGACCGCAGGTCTATCTCTTCGTCGGCCAAGAGACAAGGAAGCAGTCTGCCATCGGCCGTAAGTCTAAGCCGATTGCATCTAAAGCAAAAATGACTGCTAACAGGGGTAATAAACCCAATGGTGCCTACTGCTCCAGGCAACTGATAGTAACTGGCCGGCCCATTACCTACAGGCGGGGAGCATGATTTCAACTCGCCCAAAGAGGCGGTAATGATGCTCCACATCTCTTTTGCAGATACAAACTCCGGATGCCCCCCCTCATTATTCAGGAGCGGCATCAGTTCAATGAAGCGTACGTTCCAACCTTCTCTGCTGAGCAAGGCAAAGTCAACAATCTCATCATCATTTGTGCCTCGCATAACCACCATATTTATCTTCACCGGGTCCAGCTTGACCTTGCGGGCTTCTTCGATACCATCTAAGACGTCAGATAGTTTGTCATAGCCCGTGATCTGCTTGAACCTTTCCCTCCTCAGCGTATCAAGGCTGACATTTACTCGTTGCATTCCTGCCTCTTTAAGCTCACCAGCATGGTATTTCAGCAACACCCCATTTGTAGTCAAGGAAATATCATCAATACCTTTGATTTGCGAGAGCATCCTTATCAGACTCACCAAATCCACCCTAACCAATGGTTCTCCACCACTGATCCTCACCTTGCTAATACCCATCCCCGCCGCCACTCGAACCACCATTAAAATCTCTTCATAACTGAGAATCTCAGTGCGGGGCATCAAGGGAACGCCTTCGGGGGGCATACAGTATATGCAGCGCAGGTTGCAGCGGTCCGTAACAGAAATACGCAGATAACTGATAGGACGCTGGAAGGAATCGGAGATGCCACTCATCGCCTGGTCTCCTGCCATATACGCTCCAAAACCTGAAGCGCCTTTCGGGCGGCTTCCCCTCTATGACTCACCCGATTCTTCTCATCTAATGACAGTTCAGCCATAGTCCTACCCAGTTCTGGAAGATAGAATATTGGGTCATAGCCAAAGCCCTGGTTACCCCTGAGTTCAAAACTGATGATACCCGAGCACTTGCCTTCGCATAGCCCAACTATCTTTGGAGTGGAGCCGATGGCTATGACACACCTGAAGTGAGCCAGGCGCTTCTCCCAAGGCACCCCCTGAAGACGGGATAACAAAAGCATAATCCTTTCTCTATCGGAAGCACCTTCACCAGCATATCGAGCAGAAAGCGGTCCCGGCCCCCCCTCCAATGCATCCACTTCAAGCCCAGAATCATCTGCTACAACAAGGAATCGGCTATCAATAGCATAACCAGCCGCTTTGAGCTCTGCGTTCTCCTGCAAAGTACGCCCCTTCTCCTCCACTTCCAAGTCTATACCTTCTTCATCCAGAGTGGTCAACTGGAAAGGAGCATTCTGAAAAAGAAGGGAATACTCCCGTAACTTGCCAGGGTTCCTAGTAGCCAGAAGTAGTTTGGGGCTCAAAGGTTCACAATTCTTTTCTCTAGCTTTTTCATCACCTGTGGCATAGTGGTATATTCCATCTCCTCAAGAGGAAGGCGATGGGGTTCAAAAGGACCGTGTCGCCGCAGGTAATCTGTCTGTTTCCGCTGGAGGGAGTATATCATACCCCCGAGATTAGGGACAACCTCACCTGACCACCCTTCCATGTGCTCTTCAATAGTCAATTCCTGCTCTGCTTGGTACTCCCCTCTTATAGGGATGCTTGATTTCCTTCATCTCTGTTACCAAATCCGCAATTTCAATAAGCCTCTCATCAGCATACCGCCCGGTGAGGATAAGCTCTACGTTGTCCGGTTTCTGCTTGATCAACTCAACCACATCCCTCACATCCACCAGATTCCAGGCCGCAGCAATGTTGACCTCGTCCAGCACTACTAAGTCATAGTCACCGCTAAGGACAGCCCTCCGGGCATCATCCAAGGCCTGCCCTGCTTGTTCTTTCTCCTCCGGTCTCACATTCGCCGGATCAACAAAATCCCGGTGTCCAAACCTGGCCAGGCTTATATTAGGCGAGAGAGCCATGATCTGCTGTTCGCCATAAGGATAATCTCCTTTCATGAACGAGGTAATGTGAACCCGCAAACCATGCCCCAGCGCACGGATGGCCACCCCCAACGCCGCTGAAGTCTTGCCTTTGCCATCTCCAGTGAAAATCTGAACAAGCCCTCTCATATGAATAGCAACAGCTTAACACAATCGGATCACCCACTGTCAACGCGCCGCTATGACGAGATCATCCTCTTGTCGAATCAGGGACGGGCAGTGTATACTTAGCACGGTTTCGAAGTTGTATTCGTATTTGTATCCTAAGGGGGGGGCGATATGAAGTTATCCTGTCTTCAAGAGAACTTTAGTAAAGGACTGGGCATAGTCGGCAGAGCAGTGGCTGCGAGGACGACTCTGCCCATTACCAACAACGTACTTCTGGCTACAGAACAGTCCCGTCTCAGGCTTACTGCCACCAATCTCGAGATTGCCATCAGTTGCTGGATCGGTGCTATGGTGGAAGAAGAGGGTGCTATTACCGTGCCAGCAAGGCTTCTTAATGAATTCGTCAACTCTCTCCCAAGCGATAAAATTGATCTCAACCTAGCCCACCACACCCTGGAGCTAAAGTGCGCCAGGTTTGAAGCCCGTATCAGTGGGATAGATGCTGAGGATTTCCCCCCTATCCCCAAAATTGGCGATGGGACAAGTTATCAAATCGAGCCAGAGGCTCTTCGCATGGCAATTAACCAGGTCGTATTTGCCACCGCCTCCGAGGATACCCGACCAGTACTTACAGGTGTCTGCGCTGAGTTTGAAGGTGATAGCCTTACCCTGGCCGCCGCCGACGGCTTCAGGTTGGCAGTTCACAAGGCTCCTCTGGCTAACCCAGTAGCAGAAAGGGTAGAAATTATCATTCCGGGGCGTTCCCTCATAGAGATAAACCGTCTTCTGGCCGATCAAGAGGAACTGGTAGAGATAGCTGTCAGTCCCAGTAAGAGCCAAGTGCTCTTCCGGCTGAAGGATATAGAAATGATGTCCCAGTTAATACAAGGCACCTTCCCCAACTACAGGCAACTCATTCCCCAAAGCTCCAGCAGCCGATCGGTAGTGACCACTCCAGAATTCCTCAGAGCCACAAAGACTGCCTCTATATTTGCCCGGGATGGCAACGGCATTGTGCGCCTGCAGATAAACCCGAGTGCAGAGTCCAAACAGGGAAGGATGAGCATCTCTGCTCGCTCAGAACAGGTTGGGGATAACGTCGGAGAGATTGATGCCCAGGTGGCAGGCGAAGCCGCTAAGATTGCCTTCAACGGCAAATACCTCATAGATGTGCTCAGTGTTCTCCACGAGGGTCAGGTAGCCCTGGAAACCACCACTCCTTCAAGCCCAGGAGTTATCCGGCCCGTAGGTTCAGACAATTATGTCCACATAATAATGCCCATGTTTGTCCAGTGGTGAGTACGCACGGGTCGAGGAAACCCTTGATGTCGGCGCCTTCAGGTGTAGCCTTGATCTGCAAGGCAAGGTACGTGTAGGCATCTTTCTTGTCCTGATTCGAGCAGTTGTCCAGGTCTGGGATAACACGGGCGCATAGCTCTTTGAGACTGGCCTCCATATCAATCATCTTGGCCAGGTTCTCTTTCGTGTGGAAGAGGCTGGCCAGCCTCTTCTCATCGGATTCCCGCTCCCTTTTCATCTGATTCAGTTCGTCAAGAACAATATCAGAGGTGGCGACTCCCAGCCTCAAAACCTTCATCAATCTGCGCTCTTGCCCCGTATACCGCTTCATTCTACGGTTGAGATCCCTGATCTCCTGTTCCACGGCGCCTGTTGAGAATTGGGCTTGTTCTCTGTCAGTCTGCTTTCGTATTTCAGCAAGCAAGACTTCAGGTGTACTCAGAACACTCTTAACCTTCTCCCAAACCACGCCCTCAAGCCAATCGGCCTTGATGTACCGGGCATCACATATCTTTTCTCTTGAGGCAGTGGGATATGTCCCCCGGCAATGGTAGTAGCGATAGTTGCCCCTGAGACAGCTTCCCACCAGAGGGCTTCCACAATGAGCACATACGGCAAACCCAGTCAACGGGTACTCGTGCTTGGCCTTTCCGGTATGCAACTCCTTAGACTTTGCCAAGTTGCCCTGTACGCGATCAAACAATTCCTTGCTGATGATGGCAGGCGTCGCATCTGCAAGGAGTGTCCATGATTCACGGGGTGTACTCGTTCGCTTCCCATGTCCACCCGCAGTTTGCCCGAAATACGTAAGCCCACAATAGGCTGAATTGCGCAGTATGTAGCTCACGACACGTGCTTGCCATTTCTTACCCGACTTCGATGCTACTGAGGCTTCATTGAGAGTCCGCGCTACCTTGAAGCAACTGTCACCATCAGCCACCATCTGGAACATATGCTGAACAACCTTGCTCTCGTGCTCAAGCGGTATCCGCTTCTTGGATTCCTTATCCCACTTGTAGCCATATATGCCGATGCCAGTCCCTTGTGGAAGCCTCCCGCTTTTCAACATGGCCTGCTTGCCGCGCCCGGTAGCATCCCGGCGTCGTTCTGCGTCAAGTTTGGCAGCATAGCCTTTGATGTAGAAAACCAGCTTGCCAACTTCCGAATTGTCAACACTCTCGGTGGCAGCCTCAAGCAAAACACCGTGCTTGTCTAATTCCTGCATGAGTATCACCCCATGCACAGGGTCACGGGAGAAGCGGTCTAAGCTATAAACAACCAATGAATCTATCGTTTCTGATCTCACAACTTCCCTTAACTCGGCCAGTCTTGGCCTTTCAAGGGATAGTCCAGACCATGCCTCACTGAACCTGCAAGCCACCTCATCACCTTTTCTCTGGCAATACTTCAGGCAGGCTTCAAGTTGAGTTTGCAGACTTGTCCCGTCTTGCTCCTGGCCTTCCGTGCTGACTCGGCAATAGATAGCAGCATTCATTTCTTGACTTCCTTTCATCTGTGCGCTTTCGATTAGGGTAAACGGGATTCAGGATATTACCTGGGGAATGGTCGGTTCCAACGATATCAAGAGCAAGGTATCATGTCAATGTTGTGTGGGCATCGGGCGTCCTTTAGCCTGATGTCTTGTAGGTAGAGTAGATTAGTGAGAAAAATGTTTGCCTGGGGTTGAGGTAGAAGATGAAGAGGAATTTCTATCTGGGTCAGATAGAAATGGAGTCCTACCTTGCCCCAAACGAGGGAGGCTGGTTTAAGCCTCCCTGTCCTGGTGGTTATTAGCTGATGCTTCGCAACCAAGCGTCTGCCTTCTTTATGGTCTCGTAGAAGTCGTCGAAGGCGGCCTGTCGCTCCAGGTTGGGCTTCTCTGTCAGCCTGGACGGCCTGGATGTGATTTTCCCCTCTGGGGTAAACATGGATTGTCTGTTGAAAGTTGGGTTGTCGTCCTGGTGGTCTTTATTCATTGTTTGCCTCCTTCTTTATTCTCCCGCCTTCGGTCAGGCTTAAGCCAACCGATACCTGGAATCCTTCCGGCAGACCATCAGGTGTCAAGAGCGAAGGCGTAGCCATTCGTTCATCTCGACTCTTGACTCCATGATGGGCTGCGGTTATCGTCGTCTTATCGGTTGGCGTGGGCGTCGTATCCTGGCGTTCCTGAATAGTGAAGTACTAATCTGCTGGGGCGGGCGATGAGAGGGAAGTCAAGAGCGATGAGGTCACATTTTCCTTGCGGTCACACCAGCCACGATAACAAGCCCACGTTTACTCTTGTCTCGTATGTTCGGGGGCTTGTTCGTCGTGTCGGGTGACCGTAGTGACTTCATCGGCCTGCGATCACACTATGATTTGTGAAGGATATCAGCAAATGATAGTGTAGATCAGCAGCTTCCCTTGACGTACTAAACAAGCCAGCCACAGTATGTTGACACTACCTTAGCGGGCGGTCTGACCTGGCGTTTAGGGTAGGTCTTGGAGTCTTCGGGCTTCGCGCTCGTCCCTGCTCGGGCGGTTGATCCGTCCGCGAAGCGGCGGATCCTCCGAGGAGGGCGTCTTGTGCCTGTCCTCAAAGCGGTGCGTTTCAATATTGTATCGGCGTTTAAGGGTATATTGTCTGGCCTTGTCGTCGTCTGGTCTAAGATGGGGCAATTCCAGTATAGCCAGCGGGTCGTAGGGATAATCAAGCTCAAGTTCTCGAATAGTTTCTAGGGACATGAGAGGCAAAATATAGGTGCGGTAGGTTCCTGGTACTCTCCGGCTGTCTCTGCTTGCAAGATGGCGTTCTGAGATTGAGTCAGGGGGTGGTTCACGGCTTAATTCAAAGGGCTGCAGAAGGGATTTCAGCATATCTTTTCTCTTGTAGTACTCATCCTCTGTAAGCTCGCTGGGTTGGGTACTGGATCGTCCTTTGAGAAAGTGGCCTACGTCTGGCAGACATTCATTGCAGATCACGCGAAGATACCCGTGATAAGTGTCGAGATATTCATCCGTGTGGCTCTTTTGAAGGATCACCGATCCGATACACCCGCATTTTGGACAGACGCATTTGTGGGTTTTTCCGTCTAGTTCCATAAATCCCCCTTATTCCAATTCATGTTCGTAGGTTCAAGGTGTGGATATAGTGCTGGGTGTCTGATTTGAAGATCACGGTCAAGCATGGTTGTGAGAAACACCCACTCCGGTACTCGTTTCTCTGTAAATTGGGGTAAACGATAGTCTCTACTCATAGAATAAAGACGAG is from Chloroflexota bacterium and encodes:
- a CDS encoding 4Fe-4S binding protein; protein product: MENDSTKALWDFYSLEDKDDFTHAYLYLKYIDHFIHHAFLASGLPSKGPPEKLKEEAMDTLLKSLVQNIAEASPDAATSIYHAKVVKLKDAIQLVTQKHDLSLITPDKVVPFKIAKDIILKNPGSIAVGDCPCRSMQDKPCLPLDVCMFIGDPFASFIADQNPKYRKISQEEAVKILEAEHKRGHVHCAYFKKQLGNRFFSICNCCSCCCTGVKMWNLLEGTVPILAPSGYVSEVSDECNACAKCIEYCRFNALTLDEGGKKAIVNLKKCMGCGACEDTCPIGAISLRLEPSKGEPLDLQALMSE
- a CDS encoding recombinase family protein, with protein sequence MNAAIYCRVSTEGQEQDGTSLQTQLEACLKYCQRKGDEVACRFSEAWSGLSLERPRLAELREVVRSETIDSLVVYSLDRFSRDPVHGVILMQELDKHGVLLEAATESVDNSEVGKLVFYIKGYAAKLDAERRRDATGRGKQAMLKSGRLPQGTGIGIYGYKWDKESKKRIPLEHESKVVQHMFQMVADGDSCFKVARTLNEASVASKSGKKWQARVVSYILRNSAYCGLTYFGQTAGGHGKRTSTPRESWTLLADATPAIISKELFDRVQGNLAKSKELHTGKAKHEYPLTGFAVCAHCGSPLVGSCLRGNYRYYHCRGTYPTASREKICDARYIKADWLEGVVWEKVKSVLSTPEVLLAEIRKQTDREQAQFSTGAVEQEIRDLNRRMKRYTGQERRLMKVLRLGVATSDIVLDELNQMKRERESDEKRLASLFHTKENLAKMIDMEASLKELCARVIPDLDNCSNQDKKDAYTYLALQIKATPEGADIKGFLDPCVLTTGQTWALLCGHNCLNLRAG
- the dnaN gene encoding DNA polymerase III subunit beta, which codes for MKLSCLQENFSKGLGIVGRAVAARTTLPITNNVLLATEQSRLRLTATNLEIAISCWIGAMVEEEGAITVPARLLNEFVNSLPSDKIDLNLAHHTLELKCARFEARISGIDAEDFPPIPKIGDGTSYQIEPEALRMAINQVVFATASEDTRPVLTGVCAEFEGDSLTLAAADGFRLAVHKAPLANPVAERVEIIIPGRSLIEINRLLADQEELVEIAVSPSKSQVLFRLKDIEMMSQLIQGTFPNYRQLIPQSSSSRSVVTTPEFLRATKTASIFARDGNGIVRLQINPSAESKQGRMSISARSEQVGDNVGEIDAQVAGEAAKIAFNGKYLIDVLSVLHEGQVALETTTPSSPGVIRPVGSDNYVHIIMPMFVQW
- a CDS encoding TrkH family potassium uptake protein, whose protein sequence is MQPRKPQKLGDRIFRISRSRVEPWRVPLAMARVPSRFHNMPFALLVYGFAGIIALGALLLWLPMSSKAGEFTSFPNALFTSTSAVCVTGLAVVDTGTYWSSFGQGVILVLIQIGGLGFMTGATLLLLAFGRRLGLREKILVRESLGVERLGGLVPLVMGIAVFTLVVESLAAVIFYARFSSQSPPSTAAWQSIFHAVSAFNNCGLDIFGDFRSLTGYQGDPWVLLTTAALIILGGISFIVVFDVFGVRRFNRLALDTKIVLTTTLALLALGTIVILVTEFNNELTLGPMSWPQKVLDAFFQSVTPRTAGFNVIAIGSMASFSLFFTIMLMFVGGASGSTAGGIKVNTFGMLLATVWSTIRGKEHPGAFGREFRAQQIHRALTVAMLSLGLVAIVTLVLTITEKTDFIRVLFETVSAFGTVGLSTGITPGLSLAGKLIITFTMFAGRLGPLTLALSLVQSQQPSAYRYPQGDVRIG
- a CDS encoding TrkA family potassium uptake protein; this encodes MAKQVVVIGLGRFGVGLATTLLSMGYDVLALDADEKRVEAVAPHIMRAVQADATDEAILRELGVDKFDVAVVAVGSDIQNSVLATILLKKLGVRYVIARADNDLHGTILDKIGADKVVHPVREMGSRVAHGLTLTNVLDYMPVAPSYGIVKLVPPNSFVGRTLYELGLGREGKWEVGVLLIQREKEIIVTPDQMEVVRPDDIMIVSGNDDRLEELLTEARKVRLPEEEG
- the moaC gene encoding cyclic pyranopterin monophosphate synthase MoaC; this encodes MNKEDRVHMIDIGEKPDSEREAIAKGRIKMQASTLKMLREASLPKGDALAAAQVAGIMAAKKTPQLIPLCHPLLLTEVKVGFDFDGKRGMVEITASVRTFGKTGVEMEALTAVAVSALTIYDMCKSVDPAIQIENIRLVKKSGGKSGVVVLE
- the rdgB gene encoding RdgB/HAM1 family non-canonical purine NTP pyrophosphatase yields the protein MSPKLLLATRNPGKLREYSLLFQNAPFQLTTLDEEGIDLEVEEKGRTLQENAELKAAGYAIDSRFLVVADDSGLEVDALEGGPGPLSARYAGEGASDRERIMLLLSRLQGVPWEKRLAHFRCVIAIGSTPKIVGLCEGKCSGIISFELRGNQGFGYDPIFYLPELGRTMAELSLDEKNRVSHRGEAARKALQVLERIWQETRR
- the cobO gene encoding cob(I)yrinic acid a,c-diamide adenosyltransferase is translated as MRGLVQIFTGDGKGKTSAALGVAIRALGHGLRVHITSFMKGDYPYGEQQIMALSPNISLARFGHRDFVDPANVRPEEKEQAGQALDDARRAVLSGDYDLVVLDEVNIAAAWNLVDVRDVVELIKQKPDNVELILTGRYADERLIEIADLVTEMKEIKHPYKRGVPSRAGIDY
- the moaA gene encoding GTP 3',8-cyclase MoaA, with amino-acid sequence MSDSFQRPISYLRISVTDRCNLRCIYCMPPEGVPLMPRTEILSYEEILMVVRVAAGMGISKVRISGGEPLVRVDLVSLIRMLSQIKGIDDISLTTNGVLLKYHAGELKEAGMQRVNVSLDTLRRERFKQITGYDKLSDVLDGIEEARKVKLDPVKINMVVMRGTNDDEIVDFALLSREGWNVRFIELMPLLNNEGGHPEFVSAKEMWSIITASLGELKSCSPPVGNGPASYYQLPGAVGTIGFITPVSSHFCFRCNRLRLTADGRLLPCLLADEEIDLRSPLRKGASSEEIRRLILQAIVSKPEGHRVEQGIVPRRSMTQVGG